Proteins encoded by one window of Gemmatimonas sp. UBA7669:
- a CDS encoding gamma-glutamyl-gamma-aminobutyrate hydrolase family protein has product MSALYRPTIGLTTQTLHSIDGIPPALPSSWVMNQRYFVAATSVGAVPWMIPLLDDDLFTLRAIYERLDGLLIPGGVDINPAEYGEAVRPECGNLDPARDRVELQLVRWAIAEGKPVLGLCRGMQIINVAQGGSMWQDLASQKPSFHKHDFFPTAGFARDHLAHEVDIVPGTRLSRLFECTRCAVNSMHHQGVKAVGRDLTVSATADDGLVEALEGTGDGFLVGVQWHPEVFEMADPHTRHLFGGFIQAAVEWATTNDTSKAGVGG; this is encoded by the coding sequence ATGTCCGCTCTGTATCGTCCGACCATCGGGCTCACGACCCAGACGCTGCACTCCATCGACGGCATTCCGCCGGCGCTGCCTTCGTCGTGGGTCATGAACCAGCGCTACTTCGTGGCCGCCACGAGTGTGGGCGCGGTGCCGTGGATGATTCCTTTGCTGGACGACGACCTGTTTACGCTGCGGGCCATCTATGAGCGTCTTGATGGACTGCTCATTCCCGGCGGTGTGGACATCAATCCGGCGGAGTATGGAGAGGCCGTGCGGCCTGAGTGTGGCAATCTCGATCCGGCGCGGGATCGTGTGGAACTGCAGCTGGTGCGCTGGGCGATTGCCGAGGGCAAGCCGGTGCTTGGGCTCTGCCGCGGCATGCAGATCATCAACGTGGCCCAGGGCGGCAGCATGTGGCAGGACCTTGCCTCACAAAAACCATCCTTCCACAAACACGACTTCTTCCCCACGGCGGGGTTCGCGCGCGATCATCTCGCGCACGAAGTGGATATCGTGCCTGGCACACGTTTGTCACGATTGTTCGAATGCACACGTTGTGCGGTCAACAGTATGCATCATCAGGGCGTGAAGGCCGTGGGGCGCGACCTGACGGTGTCGGCCACGGCCGACGACGGACTGGTGGAAGCGCTGGAGGGGACGGGCGACGGATTCCTTGTGGGCGTGCAGTGGCACCCCGAGGTGTTCGAGATGGCCGACCCGCACACGCGGCATCTGTTCGGCGGCTTTATCCAAGCGGCAGTAGAGTGGGCCACGACCAACGACACGTCCAAGGCGGGCGTGGGGGGCTGA
- a CDS encoding circularly permuted type 2 ATP-grasp protein has translation MPTSHAAIAAYHALLTKGSLAVDSAEVLEQQLRRMGLYFGDRPLCSVLRPRFLSIEAYREIARASALVGRAFEKIRVAAMADSRLRAQFGLLDWEEHLVHVPPGYAAASPTSRLDAFYTPETGSLKFTEYNAETPAGAAFNDALARAFLALPVMQAFQASHVPLPIPSGAGVVDALLRAWTQWRGTREKPQIVILDWREVPTSNEFVLFEQEFAARGLEAFIGDPRDAEFSNGKLTVAGRPVTFIYKRVLIDELITREGVDGPVVRAVKAGAVCMVNSFGCKLLHKKASLAVLSDERQTTLLDADERDAVSRFVPWTRVMEERQTVFASATVDLVPFVSANRERLVLKPNDDYGGKGIVLGWTVDDATWNEAMRTALAEPYIVQERVTLPSEPWPMVLDGALHLGDRMLDTAPFMTDGQIMNGCLTRISTDALLNVSAGGGANVPTFLVEAR, from the coding sequence TTGCCCACATCGCATGCCGCGATTGCCGCATATCACGCATTGCTGACCAAGGGCAGCCTCGCCGTCGACTCGGCCGAGGTGCTCGAGCAGCAGCTGCGCCGCATGGGGCTCTACTTCGGAGACCGGCCGCTGTGCAGCGTGCTGCGTCCGCGATTCCTGAGCATCGAGGCCTATCGCGAGATCGCGCGGGCGTCCGCGCTGGTGGGGCGCGCCTTCGAAAAGATTCGCGTGGCCGCCATGGCCGATTCCCGCTTGCGTGCGCAGTTCGGCTTGCTGGACTGGGAAGAGCATCTCGTGCATGTGCCGCCGGGCTATGCCGCGGCGAGCCCCACATCACGACTTGATGCGTTCTACACGCCGGAGACGGGCAGTCTCAAGTTCACGGAGTACAACGCCGAGACGCCGGCTGGTGCCGCGTTCAACGACGCCCTGGCTCGCGCCTTTTTGGCACTTCCGGTCATGCAGGCGTTCCAGGCCAGCCATGTGCCGCTGCCCATTCCGTCTGGAGCCGGCGTGGTGGATGCCTTGCTGCGGGCGTGGACGCAGTGGCGTGGAACGCGCGAGAAGCCGCAGATCGTAATTCTGGATTGGCGCGAGGTGCCCACATCCAACGAGTTCGTGCTGTTCGAGCAGGAGTTCGCGGCGCGAGGTCTCGAGGCGTTCATCGGCGATCCGCGCGACGCAGAGTTCAGCAACGGAAAGTTGACGGTGGCTGGGCGGCCGGTGACGTTCATTTACAAGCGCGTCCTGATCGACGAGCTGATCACGCGCGAAGGGGTCGATGGGCCGGTGGTTCGAGCTGTCAAAGCAGGTGCGGTGTGCATGGTCAACTCGTTCGGCTGCAAGCTCTTGCACAAGAAGGCTTCACTTGCCGTGTTGAGTGATGAACGGCAGACCACCCTGCTGGATGCCGACGAACGGGACGCAGTCTCACGGTTTGTGCCGTGGACCCGGGTCATGGAAGAGCGGCAGACCGTCTTCGCATCGGCCACCGTGGATCTCGTGCCCTTTGTATCGGCCAACCGCGAACGCCTCGTGCTCAAGCCCAACGACGACTACGGCGGCAAGGGGATCGTCCTGGGGTGGACGGTGGACGACGCAACCTGGAACGAAGCGATGCGTACGGCACTGGCCGAACCGTATATCGTTCAGGAACGGGTCACCCTGCCCAGTGAACCTTGGCCGATGGTGCTGGATGGTGCGCTGCATCTCGGCGATCGCATGCTCGATACCGCGCCCTTCATGACAGATGGGCAGATCATGAACGGCTGCCTGACCCGCATTTCCACGGACGCACTGCTGAACGTGTCGGCGGGAGGCGGTGCGAACGTTCCGACTTTTCTTGTTGAGGCCCGCTGA
- a CDS encoding ATP-grasp domain-containing protein, which translates to MTLDPRIGLLVGREWSFPPAFLEAVARRQSGVRADFITLDATRMAQPIPYTLIIDRISHEVGFYRAVLKHAVRMGVTVVNNPFMWSADDKFYDATLAVQHGVAHPRTLVLPNKDYIPGISHTESLRNLAYPLDWAGVAEYIGFPCVLKDAHGGGWRDVYVCETMEELLQHYNHSGLLTMVVQEFIRWDAYVRCMVLGREKVLVMPYDPRERRYIPDPGYLGAELEARCAADALTLCRALGYDMNTVEFAVKDGVPYAIDFMNPAPDMDINSLTPAYFEWVVEHMADLAIKLATAPRPDMMREPLIGPSGAAVSQTRG; encoded by the coding sequence GTGACCCTGGACCCCCGTATTGGCTTGCTGGTCGGCCGTGAATGGTCGTTCCCCCCAGCGTTTCTTGAGGCCGTCGCCCGTCGCCAGTCCGGCGTACGCGCCGACTTCATTACGCTCGACGCCACGCGCATGGCGCAGCCCATTCCCTACACCCTCATCATTGACCGCATCTCCCACGAGGTCGGGTTCTACCGGGCCGTGCTCAAGCATGCGGTGCGCATGGGGGTGACGGTGGTGAACAATCCCTTCATGTGGTCGGCGGACGACAAGTTCTACGACGCCACGCTGGCGGTTCAGCACGGCGTCGCCCACCCGCGTACGCTCGTGCTGCCCAACAAGGACTACATCCCGGGCATCTCGCATACTGAATCGCTGCGCAATCTGGCCTATCCGCTCGATTGGGCCGGGGTGGCCGAGTACATCGGCTTTCCCTGCGTGCTCAAGGATGCGCACGGCGGCGGCTGGCGCGATGTCTATGTATGCGAAACCATGGAGGAACTGCTCCAGCACTACAATCACAGCGGCCTGCTGACGATGGTGGTGCAGGAGTTCATCCGATGGGACGCGTATGTGCGCTGCATGGTGCTCGGCCGCGAGAAGGTGCTGGTCATGCCGTACGATCCGCGTGAGCGGCGCTACATCCCGGACCCGGGCTACCTTGGGGCCGAACTCGAGGCGCGCTGTGCCGCCGACGCGCTCACGCTGTGCCGCGCGCTGGGCTATGACATGAACACCGTGGAGTTTGCGGTGAAGGATGGCGTGCCCTACGCCATCGACTTCATGAATCCCGCCCCGGACATGGACATCAATTCGCTCACGCCAGCCTACTTCGAATGGGTGGTGGAGCACATGGCGGACCTGGCCATCAAGCTCGCCACCGCGCCGCGGCCTGACATGATGCGCGAGCCACTCATTGGCCCGTCCGGCGCCGCCGTGTCACAAACGCGAGGTTGA